CACATACTCTAACATGctaccaagtttcaagtttccATCATTTCTAGTTTCTGAGATTTTGCATGACATTACATACATACAAACAGACGGACTGcattacatacatgacataatccCCCCGCTTTCGCTTAGCAGGGGGGATAAAAACAGCACTTGACAATATTTATACCCTCTTCTTCATTGATAATATTCTCTTCTGAATCGATGAACTGTTCCCTCTCAAAATCTTCTTCTGCCTCTACACCTTCCATCTGAGTATTTCTATCTTCTTCTCTGTCTATTTCTAACTCTTTCTCTGAATAAGGAAAGATATTTCATTAACTAACATAAATTGCTTACCTGGATAGTCTTAACCAAACATATCAATGGCTAAATATAGCAATTTTAATGCcgttttaattttttgtgtgtgatctATGCATTCTTTTAGTAACAATTTTGAAGatgactgaataaaaaaaaaactagaggctcagGTGAGCATCAAGAATTGCCCATGGCAGCCAATTTTGTTGTCCAATCAGGACGAAATGAGGCAATTTTATAACAGACCTTACATAGATGCATCCTGCCAAGTTTGATTCCATTTAGCCCAGCGGTTTCAGAGGGGAAGATTAAAGTGTGATAAGTTATGATAGATGTTTCATggtggcaaaagctcacattacCCTAATAATAATCTATAAAGCAATCAACAATGCTCATCTTTCATACATGTTGtctgaaataaattaaatattctgCAATCATGGACTAATGCAAAACATATTACAATTAATCATTCAATTATTAAACAGAAatcaaaaacacatgtttttgaATTCACAATTCCATTTGTTTCTTTGGTAAAACTCTAAATTTACCTGAATCAGAGTCCAAAATGCATTGCAGTTGTTCTATTACCCTGGGCCTACTTATGACGTACTGCATCACCACAGATGGATTTGCATCTGCAAATCTGGTCCATTTTTCTTTAACTGAAAATATAAGATTTTCATCCAATGATAAACAGAGGACAGGTCTgagctttttttttgcaaaggttTATTTTGCCTCTCAAGCTTAAAATGACTTAATTGACAGTCCaaaataacatttgaaattacAGATAATTTTATCAATACAAACTGAGGTGCTCAACAACCTACTTTGTTGACTACTCAATAACCTATATTGTGGTCAACACAGGAATTGTGTTACCAGTAGCTTGCTTCATACAGTAATGTGTTTGATATGCTTACTTTCTTGACAGTCTAACTTGCTTGCCACGATTATGTTGGTAGTTCActattattgaaatatattggAAATCAGAATtagaataaacagctgcgccacaAGTGCAATATACGCCCATTccgaattttttttatagttcatttCAAAACATATGCAGTGGAACCTGTCTTATCCGACACACCTCGGGACCAGAGAAATATGTCGGATTGGACAGGGTGTCGGAATACTCGGGTTTCACATTTGATAAAAGTGAAATAAGCATGTAAGATACAAACGTGGGCAATAACACCCAAAATAGGTTTTACTAAGGAGATCCTTTAAAGAAAAATAGTGTTTATGAAACATTACACCACGTCAAGTACGAATTCCCAAGATCTTGTAAATATTTAGTACGATAAATTTCAGTGAGATTGACAAGTTCTTAGAACATTTACAGTGTTAGTCTTCATCAATTGTTTAACTATTTTCCCAGTCATGGTTATTTGTATCATTTAGTCGGAATATCGTCTTCGACACTGGTCACATAAATTAAACTGTCAAAATGAAATCATTTCACAGTCCAATTAGCAATATTTCTTCGTCTGGATTTTTTTCCCCAACAATTTACTCACATTGAATTAAGAAAGACATTATGAAAAGTATGTATTAAGATTTATATATTTTCCATATGTTGTAGAAATGTTTTTATCCCGTACTGAGCCTCAAATTTCCTATCCgatcaataaaaaataacaagatatTTGTGTACACAGGTAATGGATTAAATTACCTTtaataaaaatgcatgaaatacaCCTGACTGAATTATGATTACCTTGTTTATAAATTGATTAAGGAGATCAAAGGGTCGGATTAAACAAGTATAATTAGAGTACTTATGAAGGCTGGGACTTGAAAATGCTGTCGGATTACGGAGTAGACGGGTGACGGAATACAGAAGATTTTTTAACAAAGAATGTTAAAGAAAACTTTCGGGACCAGTAAATTTTGTCAGATTTCACAGGATGTCGGAATATTCAGGTGTCGGATTAAGCAGATTCGACTGTAATTATCAGATCATGtctatttcaaacaaaacaaaagaagaaacaCTATGTGAATTTTAAAAGCAAACagacaattatttttataaaaataaaatttaataaaataatgaaaaaaataataaattaaatatagaaccaaaaaaaatctaaatgaaaataggaaaaaaatattctttagttattcacaaaaaaaaagtaagttACTTAGTCCGCTCCCAACTCCAGAACTCTAAAAGGACAATAGGGAAAATAACAAAAACCAAAGGCATTTACTCTACATAGGACCTACATGTAACATCATGTTAAAATTTAGTAAGAATTGGTCAAAGTAAACTTGAGTTTTTgtgaaaaatgtcaattttcaatGAACAAAGTCCCATAACTCTTGAACGACAAAAgtgaaaatcaatgaaccgtaaCAAGACTCAAACTCAATCTGTAACATCAATAAATATCTATATACCAAAAATCAGTTCAATATCTCAAGGTGTTTAGTAAAAAAGTCTGGAAAACTGGTTGTTGCGCAACAAGTCAGAATGacaaacaagggtaaaactatatgtccCGACCACTTTGTGGCGGGACATAAAAAAGTGCTGAAAACTTCAAATTCACTGTAATTTTCTAAGTCCGAGGGCGTAACTTCCGTAAAAATTATTCAACCACAACCAAAGTAGAACTTAATCTGTAACTTCTCATGATAAGACCACataccaaaaataaaatcaattggttgaacattacaaaaaaaagtgtggaatactTATAATTCACTGTAATTTTgtatgtatagaaatattttatattttgggcCACTTTTACCTTTAACCTAtgtcttttactttttattgttttgtatgttttatatttggTTTGTTTAGCCCCACTGCCAGTGGTTTTACATTTACAATTTCTTTGATATTGAATTTTTCTATGTCCAAGGGCTGTAGCTTCCGTGAAAATCATTGAACCGTCACCAAACTCTAACTTAATCTGTAACTCTTCATAATAAGGCTACATACCAAAGATATTATCATTTGGTTGAAGCATTACCAGAATAAAGAGCTACGCCAAGCGCAGCATGATACGACCGCAGTGGTCGAACAGGTGTTCATTTGGGCAAGCATTGACACACTACTAAAGTGGACACAATAATATGCTGGACACAATAATATGCTGGACACAGTAATATGCTGGACAGAGAATTCTGATTagtaataaaaaaacttttttttggttttttttttatttagcaccACTTTGGCCCCTAATAGCTCGAAAACGGTAAAAGCTATGCTAAATCTGTCGTACTCTACTGTTGCGAAAGTTCATAAGGAACATAAAGAAAAACTAGAAAATGTGTCTGTAAGCCACAGATGCCCTGCCATTTAGATCAATATGAGGTTCCATGTTCTCTCATGTAAAAATTGACCAAAATGCTGCTGAAAAGAGCTGTATGGCAAATTTAAACCAAAGTCACTCAAGCATAAGATATGTCAAAGTGACCAAAAAGAGGTCAAACTGTGCTGCACTGTGCAAGAATACTACAACAGTGTAATATCATTGATACACTACCACAGATTCCGAGAAATGGCAGTAAATGCaaaacttgaccaaaatcatTCAAGCATAAAATGTAGGTCATGGTATTCTAGAAGATGCTGAACTGTGCTGCACTATGCAAGGACACTACAATACATTAATATCATTGATATACTACATTAGGTTCTTGAGAAATAATCCTCGACACAAAACTTTACCAAAATCACTGAAGTATAAAATGTAGGTCATAGTGACCAAAAAGATGCTGAACTGTGCTGCACTAAGCAAGAACACTACCAATAGTCTAATATCATTGATACACTACCATAGGGTTCTGAGAAATGGACCTATACACAAAACATAACCAAAACCACTGAAGCATAAAATGTAGGTCATATTGACCAAAAAGATGCTGAACTGTGTTGCACTAAGCAAGAACACTACAACAGTCTAATATCATTGATGCACTACCATAGGGTTCTGAGAAATGGACCTAAACGCAAAACTTAACCAAAATCACTCAAGCATAAAATGTAGGTCATAGTGACCCAAAAGATGCTGAACTGTTGAACTGTGTTACACTACATAGGAACACCACAGTGGTGAAATATCATTCATATATTACAATAGGTTTCTTCACAATGGTCATTTATGAAAAAAGTTATTGAAGTCAATCAAgcatgaaatgtaggtcaaattGACCCAAATGTTGTTGATCAATGTAGTACTATTTAAGAAGAATATACTGATGAAATATCATTGGTACATCATTATCACATTCTGAGAAATGGACCTTAACGCAAAACTTAACCAAGATCGGGACAGACGGACGTACATACGTAtgtacggacggacaagggtaaatctATATGCCCCTTTCACTTCGTggcggggcataaaaacaaaaccaaaataagatgaaaaataaaaatttgacgaACAAAAAAGAGAAGTCTTTTTTAACCCCTTTTAGCCCCTTATAGCTCAGAAAATGTAAGTCCTAGCTCAAATCTGTTAAAATACACTATGTTGGAAATTCATAATTTGCtgttatacattttgaaattgtttaaaacactaaggtttttctacTTCAAGGCATAGGATTTCCTTGGTCTTATTTTGGTGCCCTGTTTCGGTATATTTTGGGTTTAtaagctcttcaactttatagTGATTTTGGATTTGCATAGTTTTAGATACAtgtaagagcgtcactgatgagtcttttatagacgaaacgcgcgtctggcgcagaAAAAATCTTGCCTTGAActttgatgtgatttttttttttaacaccatgATGGTTTTCACTGCTGGTGGAGGTATTCTTCCTAGAGGTTAACCCGCTCCgctagtcaacacttcggtgctgacGTGATTCATCAAACTAAatgtgctgttataaattttgaaattgtttaaaacaataaagtttttCTACTTCAAGGCATAGGATTTCCTTGGTCTTATTTTGGTTCCCTGTTTCGGTATATTTTGGGTTTATAATCTCTTCAACTTCATAGTGATTTGGATTTGCATAGTTTTAGATAAgagtgtcactaatgagtcttttatagacgaaacacTCGACTGGCGCAGAAAAAATATTGCCTTGAACTTTGATgtgattttggtttttttttgactgaaaatgtaattttaagaattgaatgcagATTTTGCATTTTATGGgcgtgtaaaagcgttgaccgtgcacacattttttgtatgaagcgcttccacgctttatataaaatgtgcttcggtcaacgcttttacacgccgattaagtacaaaaaatatgcattcaattcttaaatcaatgtgcatataaacatgataaacatcaTAAACTCACAAGATTCCACAGGTGCACACGTCTTTcttgttatgaaattttttatCCAGGTGTAAAGTCtattcttttctttccttttcctTGAATTCTGTCCACAACTGTCCTTCTCATCTAGAGGGGGACTGTCATACTTGGTTCCTACTTCCTAAAGATAACACACATGAAAATCAATATTCAGCAGTTACAAAACTGTACActaaataataatatatgtatGCAAGAGCAAAACAAGAAATCTGTGTGAACTGATGCTTATTAGTGATACTCCGCTCCCGAACTTTGGCGCTAAATACGGAAAATTGaataatagatagaaataaaattgtataataataaCATCATGAAATAATGGGTGAGATATCACTGATGAAGATGCGTGTCAAAATTCTTTCAAATCTCCTTCCCAAGGGTATGAAGTTAAACTTGtaaatgtatcatgtgtattgagTCTGCAATGAAATTCTTGTTCCATATTAAATCTAACTTGAAACTATGAGCACAACTCTATACCCCACCCCTTTTTCCCTCTCACTTGCCTAACCCTATAAGTCATGAGACTTACATCTGATATCGCAAGAAGTTCATCTTCCAATGATACAACCACCTAGGCTCTACAGTACAAAAGCTATGCCAATGATACAACCACCTAGGCTCTACAGTACAAAAGCTATGACATGAAGAACATGAAGAAGAAAagctttaaaaattataaagaaaaaagtgGATGACATTTTACTATCATGAAGGTCAAGGgtcacattgacctaaatttgGTACGTGACACATCATCTTCGTTTTGCTATCATGAAGATCAAAGTCAAGGTCATTGTGACATAATTTCATTCGTGACACATCCACCTCCCGTATATGATTCATCCACATACCAAGTTTGATAATCCTACAATGTAGGTACTAAGGTACAAAAGTTCTGCTCAGGACAATGAGcaggacggatggacagacagacagacagacagaggtgaTTCCTATATACCCACACAAACTTCATTTGATGGGGTATAAAAACGTCAAATAATGCCTTCAAGTTTTTACATGATGTTAACAGTCTACAAACAAACATTTGGGACCATCTTATATTCTTACAGGGTATAAAAAATTGTCATGCATGTCCATCAGACAGTCTATAtcctactatcatgactatagtaCAAACCTGAACAATGTCAGTTTCTGTTTTCATTTccagatatatttttaaaatatatatctccaGGGGTGATGTCTTTGGTGTTTTTTTGATGACTTCCATcaatttttcttcaaacaagataAATGGGGATGTAGGTGCCATGctcataaactataaaaaaaataaacacagatTTGTTACAACAATATCATCTTTTGAGGAGAAAAACGTCACATTTCAGCAATGCGTATTGCACACATATTTGTGTCAGGATGTTAATGCTACAGATACATGTAGTGAAtgggctattccagaaataatCCATACCCCCCCCTATAGAAGGTATATGGGGTTCAGAAAAAAATCCATGGAAAATTTGGGATGTGGTTCAGAAAAAAATCTGGAATTCCATGTCGGTCCTATAGAAGGcaaaaagataaattaaaatattcCATGGAAAATTATGCTGTTGTTATTAGAAAATTTCTGGAAATCCAGAGCATCCTATAGAAGGCaacaataaaagtttaaaaattccATGGAAAATCTGGATTCTAGTCGCTTTCAGTAAACTTAAGATAAATTTGTGCTTGTATGTATATCTGTAGTTCATTAGGTAATTCTAAAGCCCTATGTATCTTTACAAACAATGTACCAGAAATTTAAAGTGGTTTAATAGgtttttgctcgttgttgaaggctgtacgatatTCTTAAGTGGttaattttgtatcttttgatcTCTGGTGGGGAGTTAgtacaaataattatgatgtctagGAAAGCTATTTTAAGcttttgctttgacgccttccaGTGGATCAAAAgatgtgaaaattgaaaaatacccACAGCAGATGGCATGATTATCTTAACTATTGGAGAGTAGTCTTATTGGCAATTTGGAAATGATaccacattttattattttaatactacatgtataaagtgtGTCCATACATGTTGTAAGCCAGAGTTGTCAGTACTGAACttaaggccgtactttaacctataatggtttactttttaaattgttatttgtatggagagttgtctcattggcactcacaccacatcttcctatatctattaagtcTGAGAGTTGTAAATTTGAAATTGTTTGCAATaggacctaaaaaaaaataaaaaaatgtacatttgttcATGTACCTCAGCTTCTAACATAACATTCAGGGGATATGATATTCATGTAGATATTGATAGTGATAATACTTCAAAAGAAATGCATACTTTCAACACCACATGACATGTTTACTATTACATTTGTAATCTTATTGGGACAATTCACAACTTCTAATTGGAGATTGAGATAATAATATTTCCCCCTCTTTTCTTTTACCATGgaagttacatgtacatgcatgtatatcAGTATATTGGTATTATAGAACTTGTTTGCTTttttgcattttcataaaacatgtgttatcatggttatggtcATGGCATAAGGGAAAAAATTCTCAGAAAATAAATGcctgtgattaaaaaaaatattttgaaacttgcaTTTCTAGAACTAAGTGAAATTAAATTGATATGAATACtgtgtatattataatttattcatgacaaaaatgataaaaaaaaaacctttataaaCATAACAAATGGTTCTAACATCCAAATTCCACTAattatatttaacttttgattttgtaatcaaACTTGATTATAGACCCATAGTTATCTTTTTGtttcaagtttgttttttattgtgaagGAGTCATATTTTAATGCAGCTATAAGGTTTatgataaaaaatgcaaaacatcCATACTAAGAAATGAAGAATCAAAAGAAATGACTAAGTAAAAATACTGGATGTTGATAACAAATCAAGATTTTTACAACTATTTACAAGTCAgtgttttaatggttttaaaataaaaacaaaatcatagtTCACTATCTGGATTTATAGggttttatttacaatgatttatgtTCTCTACAAGTATGTTTGTATTGAAATTTGTGAGAAACCACACACCAGGACCTACTGCTTTTCATAGTTGTTGAGGTTGAAGATTATTTTATCTAGCCATCTAGTTGACAAACAATCAGTAATTAAAAAGCTTTAAAGAAGTCCCACTGTGAACACATGGCCATTTCTGTGGACTTTAATTATATCATAATATACTACATGCAAATACTTGAACCACATGTTATAAGACAAAGGAGATAAATACTAGGAACTATGTATCCATAATCCCTTGCTctgcaaaaataaatatttagtctcagttttaaaattagaaaagtttatttttttattatttaaattgttattttttccgTTTATTTATCAATCATTATAATACATTGACTCTATTTGTCTAAGTGGATTAATATGATTACATCTATTATATGaatatgttttgaatatatatacataatgtatcaTCTTTCAGTTCCATAACTTATCTtaactttaaaaatgttaaacatgtatacatttaaaaaatcaaatgtcatTCATATTATACAAATTTAGAGTTTAacaattgtttaaaagttttgtaattttctttaatttcatgaTGTTTTAGGAAATTATAACATGTAAAGAAATACaggaatttgaaaacaataagaAATTATATAAATCGTTCCCCAAAGAAGGATTGTTAGATGTCTAGATTTGGCCACTTTAGTTGCAGGCGACAAATAGAAAATTGTAAAACTGCATGTACAGGAAATTATATGAGATTAGagacacatttattttgtaatgtattgtgaactaatttataatttttttaaaaaccatttgTATTTggagaaaacattttcaaattgtgactgtggTATGAGAacattaaaggagtaggtccggtaagggccgattttggccccaaatttcagtttcatctaacgagatatttaggacactttttaaacacttaagtgtatatttcaattgattcgattagtttatgtaaaagatttaaatgatcagtcattaaaaacgctccgattgaagcttaaatatgaacaagaggctgtcacaacgacagcaaaccggatttattaatatttatttgtgtcctggcaatatcacaagaaccattactgatgaatggtgaaagtgaaaattgtcaacatcaaatttgacctccattttgtcatcagtatcaacatataaaaatttgaaaagctt
This is a stretch of genomic DNA from Mytilus galloprovincialis unplaced genomic scaffold, xbMytGall1.hap1.1 HAP1_SCAFFOLD_37, whole genome shotgun sequence. It encodes these proteins:
- the LOC143059884 gene encoding uncharacterized protein LOC143059884 isoform X2, whose amino-acid sequence is MFMSMAPTSPFILFEEKLMEVIKKTPKTSPLEIYILKIYLEMKTETDIVQEVGTKYDSPPLDEKDSCGQNSRKRKEKNRLYTWIKNFITRKTCAPVESFKEKWTRFADANPSVVMQYVISRPRVIEQLQCILDSDSEKELEIDREEDRNTQMEGVEAEEDFEREQFIDSEENIINEEEDLPTMETPISYPKRKRIPRKIYTPSSSKVAEKQENKKKIYRRIFHFMTQFHAYQSLSFTTKCDAKKLMRETSGAE
- the LOC143059884 gene encoding uncharacterized protein LOC143059884 isoform X1, whose translation is MFMSMAPTSPFILFEEKLMEVIKKTPKTSPLEIYILKIYLEMKTETDIVQEVGTKYDSPPLDEKDSCGQNSRKRKEKNRLYTWIKNFITRKTCAPVESFKEKWTRFADANPSVVMQYVISRPRVIEQLQCILDSDSEKELEIDREEDRNTQMEGVEAEEDFEREQFIDSEENIINEEEDLPTMETPISYPKRKRIPRKIYTPSSSKVAEKQENKKKVVSLKTGKRKRKAPSTFTPSDWFVLGTKNVADEANFVIMDYPMF
- the LOC143059884 gene encoding uncharacterized protein LOC143059884 isoform X4, producing MFMSMAPTSPFILFEEKLMEVIKKTPKTSPLEIYILKIYLEMKTETDIVQEVGTKYDSPPLDEKDSCGQNSRKRKEKNRLYTWIKNFITRKTCAPVESFKEKWTRFADANPSVVMQYVISRPRVIEQLQCILDSDSEKELEIDREEDRNTQMEGVEAEEDFEREQFIDSEENIINEEEDLPTMETPISYPKRKRIPRKIYTPSSSKVAEKQENKKKVVSLKTGKRKRKAPSTFTPSDW
- the LOC143059884 gene encoding uncharacterized protein LOC143059884 isoform X6 → MFMSMAPTSPFILFEEKLMEVIKKTPKTSPLEIYILKIYLEMKTETDIVQEVGTKYDSPPLDEKDSCGQNSRKRKEKNRLYTWIKNFITRKTCAPVESFKEKWTRFADANPSVVMQYVISRPRVIEQLQCILDSDSEKELEIDREEDRNTQMEGVEAEEDFEREQFIDSEENIINEEEDLPTMETPISYPKRKRIPRKIYTPSSSKVAEKQENKKSLS
- the LOC143059884 gene encoding uncharacterized protein LOC143059884 isoform X5 yields the protein MFMSMAPTSPFILFEEKLMEVIKKTPKTSPLEIYILKIYLEMKTETDIVQEVGTKYDSPPLDEKDSCGQNSRKRKEKNRLYTWIKNFITRKTCAPVESFKEKWTRFADANPSVVMQYVISRPRVIEQLQCILDSDSEKELEIDREEDRNTQMEGVEAEEDFEREQFIDSEENIINEEEDLPTMETPISYPKRKRIPRKIYTPSSSKVAEKQENKKRFSTMFHYRVF
- the LOC143059884 gene encoding uncharacterized protein LOC143059884 isoform X3, which translates into the protein MFMSMAPTSPFILFEEKLMEVIKKTPKTSPLEIYILKIYLEMKTETDIVQEVGTKYDSPPLDEKDSCGQNSRKRKEKNRLYTWIKNFITRKTCAPVESFKEKWTRFADANPSVVMQYVISRPRVIEQLQCILDSDSEKELEIDREEDRNTQMEGVEAEEDFEREQFIDSEENIINEEEDLPTMETPISYPKRKRIPRKIYTPSSSKVAEKQENKKKTSVVTFQDFPQCSIIECSRIFHDNTIYTDTKVKLS